The genomic region ACTGTTGGTAAGCTATTTAAAACAGTTTCTGGCTGTGTTAGCCTACGGTGGATATCATTATCAGTGTCAATACTAGAGATGTTTATATTGAAATAGCAACAGAAataacaagctagctagctaactaactttTTGCACTTTACTCTTTCAGGTGTGTCCGTCATTTCAGTAATAAAATGCCCCTGTCCACTCAATCTCAAACTGGAGATGACCAAGATATCCTGGTAGCCAGTTTGGATAATGCAAGGAATCTATCCAATATCTTGAAAGCCATCACCTTCAAAGACTATGCTATCTTCAGTGCCACACCAAatggactcaaagtaactgtggagGACTCCAAATGTCTTCAAGCCAATGCCTTCATTCAGGTTGTGGTGGACTTGTAAAACAAACATGTGAACACTCAACTCGTATGTAGTTGAGAATCTTTAATTTGCATGGTTTTCTTGCTAGGCTGAAATATTCCAGGAATTCACTATAAAAGAAGATGCAGTGGGCTTTCAGGTGAATCTGACTGTACTTCTGGAATGCCTTACTATCTTTGGAGGAAGCACGGTTCCAGGTGACAACAACCATGAATGTTCTCTGACACTTTTGACTAGAATTCGATACTGTGCATTCCACTTCTAATGATTCTATTAACAGATCTTTTTTGTTTCTCTATGACAGGAGTAACTACTGCTTTGCGGATGTGCTACAAGGGTTATGGCTTTCCTCTGACCCTGTTTCTTGAAGAGGCAGGTGTGGTCACAGTGTGTAAAATCAACACCCAGGAACAAGAGGATCCCATAGACTTTGAGTTCAGCAGCACCAATGTGACCAACAAAGTGATTCTGCAGTCTGACAGCTTGAAGGAGGCTTTTTCTGAACTGGACATGAGCAGTGAGGTCCTGCAGATCACCATGTCCCCCATTCAACCATACTTCAGGTTAGATTTTAATTggggtgtttttgttttttaatcagtgtgtgtttgaagaaaGCCTCTGAtgaagccaagcatgcatttggACCTTGAGGATAATGTCAATTTCCCCCCCCCATTTGTGTTCTGTTGTATGCTACGAGCATAGACTAGCTTTTCATCTGACTTCTTCCTTCATGCATAGGTTGTCTACATTTGGAAATTCTGGGAATGCCCACTATGATTACCCTAAAGACTCTGACATGATGGAGCTATTCCAGTGCACAAAGACTCAAACTAACAGGTCTCTCATGCCTTGTGTTTTAGACTTTTATTCTGTATCTTTCAATGCGGCTGTAACGGTGCAATTCTGCCCCAGGGATAACACAATTCTACTCTACTTGTCAGGTACAAGATGTCTCTGCTAAAGCCTTCCACCAAAGCATTGGCTCTGTCCTGTAAGGTGTCTGTGAGGACTGACAGCCGAGGTTTCCTGTCTCTACAGTACCTCATCAGgaacgatgatggacagatctGCTTTGTGGAATACTACTGTTGTCCAgatgaagaggtggaggaggagtagatCTATATAAACACATATGAATAGACCAGAGAGACACACTTGCTGTTTGCTGTgtcttaaaaatattttttatatcaaTGTTGTTTTAAAGTATTTGTGGTGTcgcttttatttaaagcataAAATGCTTCGTTTTTGCTGACCTTTCTCAAATCTATAGCTGGTGTCTGGATACTGTATGTTATTGATGCAGAACGTTGTTCAAGGCTGTCAAACATTTGATTAAATATGTTAGTCTAACTGAATACATGAGGCGTAATGTTCGTAGATCAACGATGGCATAAGTACTATATACTCAAAGGCATAGTGGGTTAGATCTC from Osmerus mordax isolate fOsmMor3 chromosome 14, fOsmMor3.pri, whole genome shotgun sequence harbors:
- the rad1 gene encoding cell cycle checkpoint protein RAD1 — its product is MPLSTQSQTGDDQDILVASLDNARNLSNILKAITFKDYAIFSATPNGLKVTVEDSKCLQANAFIQAEIFQEFTIKEDAVGFQVNLTVLLECLTIFGGSTVPGVTTALRMCYKGYGFPLTLFLEEAGVVTVCKINTQEQEDPIDFEFSSTNVTNKVILQSDSLKEAFSELDMSSEVLQITMSPIQPYFRLSTFGNSGNAHYDYPKDSDMMELFQCTKTQTNRYKMSLLKPSTKALALSCKVSVRTDSRGFLSLQYLIRNDDGQICFVEYYCCPDEEVEEE